Proteins encoded together in one Xiphophorus maculatus strain JP 163 A chromosome 13, X_maculatus-5.0-male, whole genome shotgun sequence window:
- the LOC111610451 gene encoding gastrula zinc finger protein XlCGF8.2DB-like, with protein sequence MMVPVYEQTDHTESEPKKNQVIFHKAAETENQNQERRKPFSCVICEKRFAFRAAFEAHMRTHTGEKPFSCMTCGRSFSQKQVLTKHMTIHTGEKPFMCVICEKRFTFKSAFNAHLRTYTEEKPFSCDTCGQSFSQKHVLTNHMMIHTGEKPFSCVNCGKCFAFKSAFNVHVRTHTGEKSFSCVTCGKSFSCKQYLTQHMTIHSGEKPFLCVTCGKCFAQKRHLTLHMTIHTGEKLFSCVTCGKCFAFKSSFDAHMRTHTGEKLFLMRDVWEMFQAKTCFT encoded by the coding sequence ATGATGGTTCCTGTTTATGaacaaacagaccacactgaatcagaaccaaagaaGAACCAAGTCATCTTCCACAAAGCTGCTGAAactgagaaccaaaatcaggaaagaagaaaacctttctcatgtgtcatTTGTGAAAAGCGTTTTGCTTTCAGAGCTGCTTTTGAGgctcacatgagaactcatacgggtgaaaagccattttcatgtatGACTTGTGGTagaagttttagtcaaaaacaggttttaactaagcacatgacgattcacacaggtgaaaagcctttCATGTGTGTGATCTGTGAAAAGCGATTTACTTTCAAATCTGCTTTCAACGCTCATTTGAGAACTTATACGGAggaaaagcctttttcatgtgatACCTGTGGACAATCTTTTAGCCAAAAACACGTTTTAACTAatcacatgatgattcacacaggtgaaaagccattttcatgtgtgaactgtggaaaatgttttgctttcaaatctGCTTTCAATGTTCATGTGAGAACTCACACAGGAGAAAAGTCTTTTTCATGTGTcacctgtgggaaaagttttagttgcaaacaatatttaactcagcacatgacgATTCACTcaggtgaaaagccatttttatgtgtgacctgtggaaagtGTTTTGCTCAAAAACGCCATTTAACACTTCACATGacgattcacacaggtgagaagctgttttcatgtgtgacctgtggaaagtgttttgctttcaaatctTCTTTTGATGCTCATATGAGAACTCACACTGGGGAAAAGCTCTTTTTAATGCGTGACGTGTGGGAAATGTTTCAGGCAAAAACGTGTTTTACTTAA
- the LOC111610423 gene encoding gastrula zinc finger protein XlCGF57.1-like — MRTHTCEKPFTCVTCGKSFSHKHVLTQHMMIHTGEKPFSCVTCGKSFSIKQSLTYHMMTHTGEKPFSCVNCGKSFSIKQNLTQHMMIHTGEKPFSCVTCGKSFNQKQSLTRHMMTHTSEKPFSCVTCGKSFNRKQSLTQHMMIHTGEKPFSCVTCGKSFSIKQSLTYHMMTHTGEKPFSCVNCGKSFSIKQHLTQHMMIHTGGKPFSCVTCGKSFSMKQNLTQHMMIHAGEKPFSCVTCGKSFSRKDFFTQHMMIHTGEKPFSCVTCGKSFSRKDFFTQHMMIHTGEKPFSCVTCGKGFRHKSALTQHMMIHTGEKPFSCVTCGKSFSIKQKLTRHMRIHTGEKPFSCVTCGKSFNQKQSLTRHMMTHTSEKPFSCVTCGKSFNRKQSLTEHMMIHTGGKPFSCVTCGKSFNRKQSLTEHMMIHTGGKPFSCVTCGKSFSMKQKLTRHMMTHSGEKPFSCVTCGESFRHKVSLIHHLRRHTGEKQ; from the coding sequence atgagaactcatacgtGTGAAAAGCCGTTTACATGTGTGActtgtgggaaaagttttagtcataaacatgttttaactcagcacatgatgattcacactggtgaaaagccgttttcatgtgtgacctgtggaaaaagttttagtataaaacagagtttaacttACCATATGATgactcacactggtgaaaagccgttttcatgtgtgaattgtggaaaaagttttagtataaaacagaatttaactcagcacatgatgattcacactggtgaaaagccgttttcatgtgtgacctgtggaaaaagttttaatcaaaaacagagtttaactcGGCATATGATGACTCACACaagtgaaaagccgttttcatgtgtgacctgtggaaaaagttttaatcgaaaacagagtttaactcagcacatgatgattcacactggtgaaaagccgttttcatgtgtgacctgtggaaaaagttttagtataaaacagagtttaacttACCATATGATgactcacactggtgaaaagccgttttcatgtgtgaattgtggaaaaagttttagtataaaacagcatttaactcagcacatgatgattcacactggtggaaaaccgttttcatgtgtgacctgtggaaaaagttttagtatgaaacagaatttaactcagcacatgatgattcacgcaggtgaaaagccgttttcatgtgtgacctgtggaaaaagttttagtcgaaaagACTTTTtcactcagcacatgatgattcacactggtgaaaagccgttttcatgtgtgacctgtggaaaaagttttagtcgaaaagACTTTTtcactcagcacatgatgattcacactggtgaaaagccgttttcatgtgtgacctgtggaaaaggttttaggcATAAATcggctttaactcagcacatgatgattcacactggtgaaaagccgttttcatgtgtgacctgtggaaaaagttttagtataaaacagaaattaactcGGCatatgaggattcacactggtgaaaagccgttttcatgtgtgacctgtggaaaaagttttaatcaaaaacagagtttaactcGGCATATGATGACTCACACaagtgaaaagccgttttcatgtgtgacctgtggaaaaagttttaatcgaaaacagagtttaactgagcacatgatgattcacactggtggaaaaccgttttcatgtgtgacctgtgggaaaagttttaatcgaaaacagagtttaactgagcacatgatgattcacactggtggaaaaccgttttcatgtgtgacctgtggaaaaagttttagtatgAAACAGAAATTAACTCGGCATATGATGACTCActctggtgaaaagccgttttcatgtgtaaCCTGTGGAGAAAGTTTTCGTCACAAGGTGAGTTTAATTCACCACTTGAGGcgtcacacaggtgaaaagcagtag